One window from the genome of Bradyrhizobium xenonodulans encodes:
- a CDS encoding alpha/beta hydrolase yields MSVVLDPDAAAVYQAFQEAGRPAYETLTAPQARAYYAQARFATNPEPPELARIAELAIPAPHGAIPARIYEPKAPRRHDGLSPALVFFHGGGWVIGDLDSHDVVCRQLAVEGALIVISVDYRLAPEHKFPAAADDAVAATKWIAAHARELGIDASRLAIGGDSAGGNLAAVVALAARDGDGPAIAGQVLIYPAVDFAMTHGSHREPETSVLLTHSVIRWFRDHYLNGAADIHDWRASPARAKKLAGLPPAYVLTAGADPLRDEGDEYAERLKQAGVAVATRHYPGQFHGFLTMGKLLNQANIAVSEIGAWLKGLG; encoded by the coding sequence ATGTCCGTCGTGCTCGATCCCGATGCCGCCGCCGTCTACCAAGCGTTCCAGGAGGCAGGCCGGCCCGCCTACGAGACCCTGACCGCGCCGCAAGCCCGCGCCTATTACGCGCAGGCGCGCTTTGCGACCAACCCCGAGCCGCCGGAACTTGCGCGCATCGCGGAGCTGGCCATCCCCGCGCCGCACGGTGCGATCCCCGCCCGCATCTACGAGCCGAAGGCGCCGCGCCGGCACGATGGCCTGTCGCCGGCGCTGGTGTTCTTCCACGGCGGCGGCTGGGTGATCGGCGATCTCGACTCCCATGACGTCGTCTGCCGCCAGCTCGCGGTCGAAGGCGCCCTGATCGTGATCTCGGTGGATTACCGCCTCGCGCCCGAGCACAAATTTCCCGCCGCCGCCGATGACGCCGTCGCCGCCACAAAATGGATTGCCGCGCATGCGCGCGAGCTCGGCATCGACGCCTCGCGCCTTGCAATCGGCGGCGACAGCGCCGGCGGCAATCTCGCGGCTGTCGTCGCGCTCGCCGCGCGCGATGGCGATGGCCCCGCGATCGCAGGCCAGGTGCTGATCTACCCCGCCGTCGATTTCGCCATGACGCATGGCTCCCATCGCGAACCGGAGACCAGCGTGCTGCTGACGCATTCGGTGATCCGCTGGTTCCGCGACCACTATCTCAATGGCGCCGCCGACATCCACGACTGGCGCGCCTCGCCGGCGCGCGCGAAAAAGCTTGCCGGCCTGCCGCCGGCCTATGTGCTGACCGCCGGCGCCGATCCCCTGCGCGACGAAGGCGACGAATACGCCGAGCGGCTGAAGCAGGCCGGCGTGGCCGTCGCCACCAGGCACTATCCCGGCCAATTCCACGGCTTCCTCACGATGGGCAAATTGCTCAATCAGGCCAATATCGCCGTGAGCGAGATCGGCGCGTGGTTGAAGGGATTGGGCTGA
- a CDS encoding DUF2155 domain-containing protein, with product MSNKPDSLLKPREMFRTFTLTGLAALLAATALTVATPARAQIGTIFSDPPPLRPPGNIPRGQPQPQQIPDDDEEVPELPPQGRVLPSRPMPPPPGRQGNVMPGPVETQPLAPPPGSSAAPPNQPPSAAITPPNPQGAPGAPGQRQPQQKGGPGGAVPQTPASLQPGDEVVTEPPAQKIVNKKATFSGLDKITGRIINFDEEIGETVQFGALRVKTDACYTRPATEATNTDAFVEVDEITLQGEVKRIFSGWMYAASPGLHGVEHPIYDIWLTDCKEPQQTIATAAPDPASKPAAPPPPAQKKAAPKQVQQRPPQPLPPIQQQQPAPPPPPPPQQQPGLFGIPGFGR from the coding sequence ATGTCCAACAAGCCCGATTCGCTGTTGAAGCCGCGCGAGATGTTTCGAACCTTTACCCTGACAGGTCTTGCGGCGCTTCTGGCCGCCACCGCACTGACGGTTGCGACGCCGGCCCGGGCGCAGATCGGCACGATCTTCTCCGATCCCCCGCCGCTGCGGCCGCCCGGCAACATTCCGCGTGGCCAGCCGCAACCGCAGCAGATTCCCGACGACGACGAAGAGGTCCCCGAGCTGCCGCCGCAGGGCCGCGTGCTGCCCTCGCGCCCGATGCCGCCGCCGCCAGGCCGGCAAGGGAATGTGATGCCGGGGCCGGTCGAGACCCAGCCGCTGGCGCCGCCGCCGGGCTCTTCCGCCGCGCCGCCGAACCAGCCGCCGTCCGCGGCGATCACACCGCCCAATCCGCAAGGCGCCCCGGGTGCACCCGGTCAGCGTCAGCCCCAGCAGAAGGGCGGGCCGGGCGGTGCCGTGCCGCAGACGCCGGCAAGCCTGCAGCCGGGCGATGAGGTCGTGACCGAGCCGCCGGCCCAGAAGATCGTGAACAAGAAGGCGACCTTCTCCGGCCTCGACAAGATCACCGGGCGCATCATCAATTTCGACGAGGAGATCGGCGAGACCGTCCAGTTCGGCGCGCTCCGGGTCAAGACCGACGCCTGCTACACGCGGCCCGCGACGGAAGCCACCAACACCGACGCGTTCGTCGAGGTCGACGAGATCACCTTGCAGGGCGAGGTGAAGCGCATCTTTTCCGGCTGGATGTATGCGGCAAGCCCCGGCCTGCACGGCGTCGAGCACCCGATCTACGACATCTGGCTGACCGACTGCAAAGAGCCGCAGCAGACCATTGCCACCGCCGCGCCCGATCCCGCGAGCAAGCCGGCTGCGCCACCGCCGCCGGCGCAGAAGAAGGCTGCGCCAAAACAGGTGCAGCAGCGTCCGCCGCAGCCCTTGCCGCCGATCCAGCAGCAGCAACCGGCGCCGCCACCTCCGCCGCCGCCCCAGCAGCAGCCGGGTCTGTTCGGTATTCCGGGGTTTGGGCGCTAG
- the aat gene encoding leucyl/phenylalanyl-tRNA--protein transferase, giving the protein MNSRDSASSEITPAVLLRAYACGIFPMAESADDPTLFWVEPELRGVIPLEGFRVASRLARTVRSDVFRVTVNTAFKATIAGCAAPQAGREDTWINKRIRDLYGGLYELGHCHSVEAWQGDDLVGGLYGVSLGRAFFGESMFHAARDASKVALVHLVARLIHGGFELLDTQYVTEHLKSFGAVEISRRRYTALLDKALAGDPGDFLRLSAGDAIPGARALEIIAAKQ; this is encoded by the coding sequence ATGAATTCGCGCGACTCCGCCTCGTCTGAAATCACGCCGGCCGTGCTGCTGCGCGCCTATGCCTGCGGCATCTTTCCGATGGCCGAGAGCGCCGACGATCCGACCCTGTTCTGGGTCGAGCCGGAATTGCGCGGCGTCATTCCGCTCGAGGGATTTCGCGTGGCCTCGCGGCTCGCGCGCACCGTTCGTTCGGATGTGTTTCGCGTCACCGTCAACACCGCGTTCAAGGCGACCATCGCCGGCTGCGCCGCGCCGCAGGCCGGCCGCGAGGACACCTGGATCAACAAGCGCATCCGCGACCTCTATGGCGGCCTCTACGAGCTCGGCCATTGCCACAGCGTCGAGGCCTGGCAAGGCGACGACCTCGTCGGCGGGCTCTATGGCGTGAGCCTGGGACGCGCCTTCTTCGGCGAGAGCATGTTTCACGCCGCGCGCGATGCCTCCAAGGTCGCGCTGGTGCATCTGGTCGCGCGGCTGATCCACGGCGGCTTCGAGCTGCTCGACACGCAATATGTCACCGAGCATTTGAAGAGCTTCGGCGCGGTCGAGATTTCGCGGCGGCGCTACACCGCACTGCTCGACAAGGCCCTCGCCGGCGATCCCGGCGACTTCCTGAGGCTCTCGGCCGGCGACGCGATCCCGGGCGCACGCGCGCTCGAGATCATCGCCGCAAAACAATAG
- a CDS encoding sensor histidine kinase: MNQHTPTLLYIDDDAALARLVDRGLTRRGYKVIHAASGEEGLERIRRAGTDGGIDVVALDQYMPGLDGLETLEQIMAIPGAPPVVFVTASQDSSIAVTALKAGAADYLVKDVKGDFIPLLHVAADGALRQAELQKAREEAEAEIHASRDRYAALAAERELLLREVNHRVGNSLQIIASLLHLQANSAGQEEVKAALTNAMGRVAAVAQVHRRLYTSQDLKSVVLNQYLDSLLEDLRRSAEGNRMSRLTVKAEAIEIDPDRAVAVGIIVNELVMNAVKYAYPDGAGPIHVELTSRADDLLLTISDDGVGDKVKADPRSTGMGQRIVAAMATKLDATVERDPAHSGTRIMLKFRRVPAAPGKTNSAAAG; encoded by the coding sequence ATGAACCAGCACACACCAACACTGCTCTACATCGACGACGACGCGGCACTGGCGCGCCTGGTCGATCGCGGCCTGACGCGGCGCGGCTACAAGGTCATTCATGCCGCCAGCGGCGAGGAAGGCCTGGAGCGCATTCGCCGCGCCGGGACCGACGGCGGCATCGACGTCGTGGCGCTCGACCAGTACATGCCCGGCCTCGACGGCCTCGAGACGCTCGAGCAGATCATGGCGATCCCGGGCGCGCCGCCGGTGGTGTTCGTCACCGCCTCGCAGGATTCCAGCATCGCGGTCACGGCGTTGAAGGCCGGCGCGGCCGATTATCTCGTCAAGGACGTCAAGGGCGACTTCATCCCGCTGCTTCACGTCGCCGCCGACGGCGCGCTGCGCCAGGCCGAATTGCAGAAGGCGCGCGAGGAAGCCGAAGCCGAGATCCACGCCTCGCGTGACCGCTACGCGGCGCTTGCCGCCGAACGTGAGCTGTTGCTGCGCGAGGTCAATCACCGCGTCGGCAATTCGCTCCAGATCATTGCCTCGCTGCTGCATCTTCAGGCGAACTCCGCGGGCCAGGAAGAGGTCAAGGCGGCACTGACCAATGCGATGGGCCGCGTCGCCGCGGTCGCGCAGGTGCACCGCCGCCTCTACACCTCCCAGGACCTGAAGAGCGTGGTCCTCAACCAGTATCTGGACTCGCTGCTCGAGGATCTCCGCCGTTCTGCCGAAGGCAACCGGATGTCGCGCCTGACGGTGAAGGCGGAAGCCATCGAGATCGATCCGGACCGCGCCGTCGCCGTCGGCATCATCGTCAACGAGCTGGTGATGAATGCGGTGAAATACGCCTATCCCGATGGCGCCGGCCCCATCCATGTCGAGCTGACCTCGCGGGCCGACGATCTGCTGCTGACGATCAGCGATGACGGCGTCGGCGATAAGGTCAAGGCGGATCCGCGCTCCACCGGCATGGGCCAGCGTATCGTCGCGGCGATGGCGACCAAGCTGGATGCCACCGTCGAGCGTGACCCCGCCCATTCAGGAACGCGCATCATGCTGAAGTTCCGCCGCGTCCCCGCAGCCCCCGGCAAGACCAACAGCGCCGCCGCGGGCTGA
- a CDS encoding response regulator — MTLPVTIIMIEDDEGHARLIERNIRRSGVNNEIVSFANGTDAMRHLFGADGSGLVQKGNALLILLDLNLPDMTGIDILKQIKENKYLKASPVVVLTTTDDSQEIKRCYELGCNVYITKPVNYENFANAIRQLGLFFSVIQVPPAAS; from the coding sequence ATGACATTGCCCGTCACCATCATCATGATCGAGGACGACGAGGGACACGCCCGGCTGATCGAGCGCAACATCCGCCGCTCCGGCGTCAACAACGAGATCGTCTCCTTCGCCAACGGCACGGACGCGATGAGGCACCTGTTCGGCGCCGACGGCAGCGGCCTCGTGCAGAAGGGCAACGCGCTCCTGATCCTGCTCGACCTCAACCTGCCCGACATGACCGGGATCGATATCCTGAAGCAGATCAAGGAAAACAAATATCTGAAGGCCTCGCCCGTGGTGGTGCTGACCACCACCGACGACTCCCAGGAAATCAAGCGCTGCTACGAGCTCGGCTGCAACGTCTACATCACCAAGCCCGTCAACTACGAGAATTTCGCCAACGCCATCCGGCAACTCGGCCTGTTCTTCTCGGTCATCCAGGTCCCGCCCGCCGCCTCATGA
- a CDS encoding sensor histidine kinase has translation MTAEAHRRRAFWQILLIAAGLLVLTVISAGSVYLVNKAREDSKWVIHTIEAENQINALLLEIRRAESSARGFLLTQGPDFQSDHEKAVASIIPALDKLTRQIGDNPAQRENIEKLSAAIELRLDQFSREMNFVKQGQPEQATALIREAAAGNTTTTIGNLANAMIREEERLFRIRTANSDRSQTLAASMTGIGSGLVVLLALISTWLVRRSARARDEAEARMRDANANLEAVVDERTADLREANDEIQRFAYIVSHDLRSPLVNIMGFTSELEELGGDIFRRIGGLTHVPADGPPPADGQIALEGPDQQLSADFSEALGFIKSSIAKMDRLISAILNLTREGRREFQPEKVDTRELIEAIVTTLAHQASEAQAEIHVEPLPNLVSDRLALEQIFSNLIDNAIKYLKNGVPGEIRIRGRTKLGYAIFEISDNGRGIDPKDHQRIFDLFRRAGTQDKQGQGIGLAHVRALVRRLGGTMSLSSELNAGSTFTITLPITWNASNRNADK, from the coding sequence GTGACAGCCGAGGCGCACCGACGGCGCGCATTTTGGCAGATCCTGCTGATCGCGGCGGGTCTTCTGGTGCTGACCGTGATCAGCGCCGGCTCCGTCTACCTCGTCAACAAGGCGAGAGAAGACAGCAAATGGGTGATCCACACCATCGAGGCGGAGAACCAGATCAACGCCCTGCTGCTGGAAATCCGGCGTGCGGAGAGTAGCGCCCGCGGCTTTCTCCTGACGCAGGGACCGGATTTCCAGTCGGATCACGAGAAGGCCGTCGCATCGATCATTCCGGCGCTCGACAAGCTCACGCGCCAGATCGGCGATAATCCGGCGCAACGCGAGAACATCGAGAAGCTGAGTGCCGCGATCGAGCTTCGGCTCGACCAGTTCTCGCGCGAGATGAATTTCGTCAAGCAGGGTCAGCCCGAGCAGGCCACGGCGCTGATCCGCGAGGCCGCCGCCGGCAACACCACGACCACGATCGGCAACCTTGCCAACGCGATGATCCGCGAGGAGGAGCGGCTGTTCCGGATTCGCACCGCCAACTCCGACCGGAGCCAGACGCTCGCGGCCTCGATGACCGGCATCGGCTCCGGCCTCGTCGTGCTGCTCGCCCTGATCTCGACCTGGCTGGTGCGGCGCTCCGCGCGCGCCCGTGACGAGGCCGAAGCACGGATGCGCGATGCCAACGCTAATCTGGAGGCAGTTGTCGATGAACGAACGGCGGATCTGCGCGAAGCCAACGACGAGATCCAGCGCTTTGCCTATATCGTCAGCCATGATCTGCGCTCGCCACTGGTGAACATCATGGGCTTCACCAGCGAACTGGAGGAGCTCGGCGGCGACATCTTCCGCCGCATTGGCGGCCTCACCCATGTCCCGGCTGATGGGCCGCCGCCGGCCGACGGCCAGATCGCGCTCGAAGGTCCCGACCAGCAATTGTCGGCGGATTTTTCCGAAGCCCTCGGCTTCATCAAGTCCTCGATCGCCAAGATGGACCGCCTGATCTCGGCCATCCTCAACCTCACCCGCGAGGGCCGGCGCGAGTTCCAGCCGGAAAAGGTCGATACGCGCGAGCTGATCGAGGCCATCGTGACGACGCTGGCGCACCAGGCGTCCGAGGCGCAGGCCGAGATCCACGTCGAACCGCTGCCAAATCTCGTCAGCGACCGCCTTGCACTGGAGCAGATTTTCTCCAATCTGATCGACAACGCGATCAAATATCTCAAGAACGGTGTTCCCGGCGAGATCAGAATCCGGGGGCGCACCAAGCTTGGATACGCTATCTTCGAGATCAGCGATAACGGCCGCGGCATCGATCCGAAGGACCATCAGCGGATTTTCGACCTGTTCCGCCGGGCGGGAACCCAGGACAAGCAGGGTCAGGGCATAGGTCTTGCGCATGTGCGTGCACTTGTACGCCGCCTCGGAGGCACGATGTCGTTATCATCGGAACTGAATGCGGGCAGCACCTTCACCATCACGCTGCCCATCACCTGGAACGCCAGCAACCGGAACGCCGACAAATGA
- the accC gene encoding acetyl-CoA carboxylase biotin carboxylase subunit, which translates to MFDKILIANRGEIALRILRACKELGIATVAVHSTADADAMHVRLSDESVCIGPPPSKDSYLNVPALLAACEITGADAVHPGYGFLSENARFAEILGEHNLHFIGPKAEHIRLMGDKIEAKKTAKRLGIPVVPGSDGGVGPDDDAMAIARKIGFPVLVKAAAGGGGRGMKVAQSEADLQLALSTAANEAKSAFGDASVYLEKYLQKPRHIEIQILGDGRGGAIHLGERDCSLQRRHQKVWEEGPSPVLAAAARAKIGETCAKAMREMKYLGVGTIEFLFEDGEFYFIEMNTRIQVEHPVTESITDIDLVLEQIRIAAGGDLPARQDEVQVIGHAIECRINAEHPQTFRPSPGRIQQYHPPGGLGVRIDSAVYQGYTIPPYYDSLVGKLIVHGKTRAECLMRLRRALDEMVVEGIETTLPLFRALVREDDIINGDYHIHWLEQYLAGKAEPAPR; encoded by the coding sequence ATGTTCGACAAGATCCTCATAGCCAATCGCGGCGAGATCGCCCTTCGCATCCTGCGCGCCTGCAAGGAGCTCGGGATCGCGACCGTCGCCGTGCACTCCACCGCCGACGCCGACGCCATGCATGTGCGACTGTCAGACGAGAGCGTCTGCATCGGACCGCCGCCGTCCAAGGACAGCTATCTCAACGTGCCCGCGCTGCTCGCGGCCTGCGAGATCACCGGCGCGGATGCCGTGCACCCCGGCTACGGCTTCCTGTCGGAAAACGCGCGCTTCGCCGAAATCCTCGGCGAGCACAATCTGCATTTCATCGGCCCCAAGGCCGAGCACATCCGCCTGATGGGCGACAAGATCGAGGCCAAGAAGACAGCCAAGCGGCTCGGCATCCCCGTTGTCCCCGGCTCCGACGGTGGGGTCGGCCCCGATGACGACGCGATGGCGATCGCGAGGAAGATCGGCTTCCCCGTTCTGGTGAAGGCGGCCGCCGGCGGCGGCGGGCGCGGGATGAAGGTTGCGCAGAGCGAGGCCGATCTGCAGCTCGCGCTGTCGACGGCGGCCAACGAAGCCAAATCCGCGTTTGGCGATGCCTCCGTCTACCTCGAAAAATACCTTCAAAAGCCGCGCCACATCGAGATCCAGATCCTCGGCGACGGCCGTGGCGGCGCGATCCATCTCGGCGAGCGCGACTGCTCGCTGCAACGCCGCCACCAGAAGGTCTGGGAAGAAGGTCCCTCGCCCGTGCTGGCCGCCGCCGCGCGCGCCAAGATCGGCGAGACCTGCGCGAAGGCGATGCGCGAGATGAAATATCTCGGCGTCGGCACCATCGAATTCCTGTTCGAGGACGGCGAGTTCTACTTCATCGAGATGAACACCCGCATCCAGGTCGAGCATCCCGTCACCGAGAGCATCACCGACATCGACCTCGTGCTGGAGCAGATCCGCATCGCCGCCGGCGGAGACCTGCCGGCGCGACAAGACGAAGTCCAGGTCATCGGCCACGCAATCGAGTGCCGCATCAACGCCGAGCATCCGCAGACCTTCCGGCCCTCGCCCGGCCGCATCCAGCAATACCACCCGCCCGGCGGGCTCGGCGTGCGGATCGATTCCGCCGTCTACCAGGGCTACACGATCCCGCCCTATTACGATTCGCTGGTCGGCAAGCTGATCGTGCACGGCAAGACCCGCGCCGAATGCCTGATGCGGCTGCGCCGGGCGCTGGACGAGATGGTGGTCGAAGGCATCGAGACCACGCTGCCGCTATTCCGCGCGCTGGTGCGCGAAGACGACATCATCAACGGCGATTATCACATCCACTGGCTGGAACAGTACCTGGCCGGCAAGGCGGAACCTGCCCCCAGATAA
- the accB gene encoding acetyl-CoA carboxylase biotin carboxyl carrier protein codes for MARQPDDKAAAKFSSEDSALVRELALLLDETSLTEIEIERAGLRLRVARNISVAATMPMPMAAAPAALPAAAAAPAAAASDLSKHPGAVTSPMVGTAYWAPEPGAKPFIEVGSKVSVGQTLLIIEAMKTMNQIPSTRAGTVTQILVEDGQPVEYGEPLVIIE; via the coding sequence ATGGCGCGCCAGCCAGACGACAAAGCAGCCGCAAAGTTTTCCAGCGAGGATTCCGCGCTCGTCCGCGAGCTCGCCTTGCTGCTCGATGAGACCAGCCTCACCGAGATCGAGATCGAACGTGCGGGCTTGCGCCTGCGCGTGGCCCGCAACATCAGCGTCGCCGCGACCATGCCGATGCCGATGGCAGCCGCTCCCGCCGCCCTGCCGGCGGCGGCCGCCGCGCCCGCTGCCGCCGCGTCCGATTTGTCGAAGCATCCGGGCGCCGTGACCTCGCCGATGGTCGGCACCGCCTATTGGGCGCCGGAGCCCGGCGCCAAGCCGTTCATCGAGGTCGGCAGCAAGGTCTCGGTCGGCCAGACGCTGCTGATCATCGAGGCCATGAAGACCATGAACCAGATCCCTTCGACGCGCGCCGGCACGGTGACGCAGATCCTGGTCGAGGACGGCCAGCCGGTCGAGTACGGCGAGCCGCTGGTGATCATTGAGTGA
- the aroQ gene encoding type II 3-dehydroquinate dehydratase, translating into MAEPATDTILVLNGPNLNMLGTREPEKYGHATLADVETLCRDTAAAFGLKADCRQSNREGELIDFIHEAHARKMKGIIINAGGYSHTSIALHDALLAVQIPTVEVHVTNIHARESFRHHSYTARAAFASLCGFGIEGYRLAIQGLAAKLGIKPKA; encoded by the coding sequence ATGGCCGAACCAGCAACCGACACCATCCTCGTTCTCAACGGGCCGAACCTCAATATGTTGGGGACACGCGAGCCCGAGAAGTATGGCCATGCGACGCTGGCCGACGTCGAGACGCTGTGCCGGGACACGGCGGCGGCGTTCGGCCTCAAGGCCGACTGCCGGCAGTCCAACCGCGAGGGCGAGCTGATCGACTTCATCCACGAGGCGCACGCCCGCAAGATGAAGGGCATCATCATCAATGCCGGCGGCTATTCGCACACCTCGATCGCGCTGCACGACGCCCTGCTCGCGGTGCAGATCCCGACGGTCGAAGTCCACGTGACCAACATCCACGCTCGCGAGAGTTTCCGTCACCACTCCTACACCGCACGCGCGGCCTTCGCCTCGCTCTGCGGTTTCGGCATCGAGGGCTACCGTCTCGCCATCCAGGGCCTTGCCGCCAAGCTCGGCATCAAGCCCAAAGCCTGA
- a CDS encoding DUF1236 domain-containing protein: protein MLNRFMISVATLALVAGTGLANAQGNMGRDSGGGAGGAQTQHSQPSGGAAERGGSMGRDSTHEKGTVGQSGGAMKPGGAAEEKSSGAMEKSGGMDKSGTMNKNAADEKAGAAKGERAQSTQDKATQDKGTHDKSAQDKSTQDKSKSMSSDSTTKDSTTKSGTKDMKAEDNKAGGAAKSNNAENRPATTDSKSQTTTGAASATATAAPPPEKRSEISTAIKSTKIEETTNVNFNISVGTTIPASVRFHPLPPRIVEIYPEWRGYDVIFVHGQYIIVRPQTREIVYIIEG from the coding sequence ATGTTGAACCGCTTTATGATCTCGGTTGCCACACTCGCGCTCGTCGCGGGCACCGGTCTGGCGAACGCACAGGGCAATATGGGCCGCGATAGCGGCGGTGGCGCCGGCGGCGCGCAGACGCAGCACTCGCAGCCTTCCGGCGGCGCGGCTGAGCGCGGCGGCTCGATGGGCCGCGACTCCACGCACGAGAAGGGCACCGTCGGCCAGTCTGGCGGCGCGATGAAGCCCGGCGGAGCCGCTGAAGAGAAGTCGTCCGGCGCGATGGAGAAATCCGGCGGGATGGACAAGTCCGGCACGATGAACAAGAACGCCGCTGACGAGAAGGCCGGTGCAGCGAAGGGCGAGCGTGCCCAGAGCACACAGGACAAAGCCACTCAAGACAAGGGCACGCACGACAAGTCCGCGCAGGACAAGTCCACGCAGGACAAGTCGAAGAGCATGAGCTCGGACTCGACGACCAAGGACTCGACCACCAAGTCCGGCACCAAGGACATGAAGGCCGAGGACAACAAGGCCGGCGGCGCTGCCAAGAGCAACAATGCCGAGAACCGTCCGGCCACGACCGACAGCAAGTCTCAGACCACGACCGGCGCCGCCTCCGCCACCGCGACGGCCGCACCGCCCCCCGAGAAGCGGTCCGAGATCTCCACGGCGATCAAGTCGACCAAGATCGAGGAGACCACGAACGTCAACTTCAACATCTCGGTCGGCACGACGATTCCGGCGTCCGTCCGCTTCCATCCGCTCCCGCCCCGGATCGTGGAAATCTATCCGGAGTGGCGCGGCTATGACGTGATCTTCGTGCACGGCCAGTACATCATCGTTCGTCCGCAGACGCGCGAGATCGTGTACATCATCGAAGGCTAA
- a CDS encoding DsbA family protein, with the protein MLSLRLLAPALFALAMFGAAVPASADSFSDAQRTDIEAIVRNYLIAHPEVLEEAMAELSKRQAAAETQKHEASIAQNSEAIFNSPRQVVLGNKDGDVTFVEFFDYNCGYCKRAMDDMLTIMKGDPKLKVVLKEFPVLSQGSVEAAQVAVAVRMQDPTGKKYLDFHQKLLGGRGAADKARALQAAKEAGLDTAKIEKDIGSPEVRATIEENFKLAEAMGMNGTPSYVIGKQIVIGAVGVEGLKEKIGLARCGKATC; encoded by the coding sequence ATGCTTTCGCTGCGCCTGCTTGCTCCCGCGCTGTTCGCGCTCGCCATGTTCGGCGCCGCCGTGCCCGCGTCGGCCGACAGCTTCTCCGATGCCCAGCGCACCGACATCGAGGCGATCGTCAGGAACTATTTGATCGCTCATCCGGAGGTGCTCGAGGAAGCGATGGCCGAGCTCAGCAAGCGCCAGGCCGCGGCCGAAACGCAGAAGCACGAGGCCAGCATCGCGCAGAACTCCGAGGCGATCTTCAACTCGCCGCGCCAGGTCGTGCTCGGCAACAAGGACGGCGACGTCACCTTCGTCGAGTTCTTCGATTACAATTGCGGCTACTGCAAGCGCGCGATGGACGACATGCTCACCATCATGAAGGGCGATCCGAAGCTGAAGGTCGTGCTGAAGGAGTTTCCGGTGCTGAGCCAAGGCTCGGTCGAAGCCGCCCAGGTCGCGGTCGCCGTGCGCATGCAGGATCCCACCGGCAAGAAGTACCTCGACTTCCACCAGAAGCTGCTCGGCGGCCGCGGCGCCGCCGACAAGGCGCGCGCGCTGCAGGCGGCGAAGGAAGCCGGCCTCGACACCGCCAAGATCGAGAAGGACATCGGCAGCCCCGAGGTCCGCGCCACCATCGAGGAGAACTTCAAGCTGGCGGAGGCGATGGGCATGAACGGCACGCCGAGCTACGTGATCGGCAAGCAGATCGTGATCGGCGCCGTCGGCGTCGAGGGCCTCAAGGAAAAGATTGGCCTTGCACGCTGCGGCAAGGCGACTTGTTGA